The following proteins are co-located in the Dyadobacter chenwenxiniae genome:
- a CDS encoding glycosyl hydrolase, translating into MQIRNDLTAASLQPKIDKLWQLSAEKIILISREYDNSKGTPVFTVNGKYTLRGWTEWTQGFQYGAEVLQFDATGETQSLESARKNTVSSMASHVGHFGVHDHGFNNVSTYGNLLRLMNEGRIEENEWERNFYEIALKISGAVQAKRWTNTKDGQGFIHSFNGPHSLFVDTIRSVRALMVSHLLGHSLMGENDVKTSLLQRGTLHSIATAKYAVYYGEGRDSYDIWGRTAHESVFNTNDGNYRCPNSQQGFSGFTTWTRGLAWAMAGFAEQLESLSYFSDEELAPLGGRAEIENIYLKGAKATCDFYIDNTASDGIPYWDTGAPQLYKLGDYKSRTSDPYNEFEPIDSSAAAIGAQGLLRLGKYLNDKGQADQGNRYWQAGLTALDSLFAEPYLSTDPTHQGLILHSIYHRPNGWDNIPAGQKIPCGESSMWGDYHAREVALYVDRINKGLPYYNYLGAVK; encoded by the coding sequence ATGCAGATTCGCAACGATCTTACCGCCGCTTCGCTTCAGCCTAAAATTGACAAGCTCTGGCAGCTTTCCGCCGAAAAAATCATCCTCATTTCAAGGGAATACGACAATTCGAAAGGAACGCCCGTTTTCACCGTCAACGGCAAATACACATTGCGCGGCTGGACCGAGTGGACTCAGGGTTTTCAATACGGAGCAGAAGTTTTGCAGTTCGACGCAACCGGTGAAACGCAGTCTTTGGAAAGTGCCCGAAAAAATACGGTGAGCAGCATGGCGTCGCACGTAGGGCATTTCGGTGTGCATGATCACGGATTCAACAATGTAAGCACTTACGGAAATCTGCTGAGATTGATGAATGAAGGCCGCATTGAAGAAAATGAATGGGAACGCAATTTCTATGAAATCGCACTCAAAATTTCAGGCGCGGTCCAAGCTAAAAGATGGACTAACACCAAAGACGGTCAGGGTTTTATACATTCCTTTAATGGTCCGCATTCATTGTTTGTGGATACAATCCGTTCTGTGCGTGCGCTGATGGTTTCGCACTTGCTGGGCCATAGTTTAATGGGTGAAAATGACGTAAAAACAAGCTTGTTGCAACGGGGAACATTGCACTCCATAGCCACAGCCAAATATGCAGTTTACTACGGCGAAGGCCGGGACAGCTATGACATTTGGGGCCGTACAGCGCATGAAAGCGTCTTTAACACCAACGACGGCAATTACCGCTGCCCCAATTCCCAACAAGGCTTCTCCGGTTTCACAACCTGGACACGCGGATTAGCCTGGGCAATGGCCGGTTTTGCAGAACAACTTGAATCGCTATCCTATTTTTCAGATGAAGAGCTGGCACCATTAGGCGGCAGAGCCGAAATTGAAAACATTTATTTAAAAGGCGCCAAAGCCACCTGCGATTTTTACATTGATAACACAGCATCCGACGGGATTCCATACTGGGACACCGGCGCGCCGCAACTTTATAAATTGGGCGACTACAAATCCAGAACGTCCGATCCTTACAACGAATTTGAACCCATAGACAGCTCCGCGGCAGCCATAGGCGCGCAAGGTCTGCTTCGTTTGGGAAAATATCTGAATGATAAAGGCCAAGCTGACCAAGGCAACCGTTACTGGCAAGCAGGCCTAACCGCATTGGATTCACTGTTTGCAGAGCCTTATTTATCCACCGATCCAACGCACCAGGGATTAATCCTGCACTCAATTTATCACCGTCCGAATGGCTGGGACAACATTCCTGCCGGGCAAAAAATCCCTTGCGGCGAATCGAGCATGTGGGGCGATTACCATGCCCGCGAAGTGGCGCTTTATGTAGACCGCATTAACAAAGGTTTGCCTTACTACAACTATCTCGGCGCTGTAAAATGA
- a CDS encoding penicillin-binding protein 1A, whose protein sequence is MEVIRSFFNKIRALFQSIGTQLSTFINRVAYKLTSLVTGKNRADAYFHSYRSKKRSIRDWWHDKVDVNAPYYRPVVIIWKTFFYGFIAFAVYIFSVETNFLWLMGSMPSVEDLQNPKVAQSSEIYTSDGVMIGKFYTENRTPVTAKMISPNLVKALIATEDVRFYKHSGIDYKAMASVAVGIVTGATDRGGGSTITQQLAKKLFKTRKTGARGILGYVPGFGTLIYKTKEWLTAIKLERNFTKEEILTMYFNTVDYGNNTYGINTAAQSYFSKSPDSLNIQESAVLVGLQKATTTYNPIRNMKRSLERRNVVINQMQKYGYISAKEADSISALPIELKTKFETPYDGNANYFKNAVVDFVKKWGDENGYDLYTDGLKIYTTIDSRMQEAAEEAMVQKMKQLQRVFEDHWRNQNPWRDEQGKEITDFLDNVVKRTSKYKSLAAKFPNQPDSIKYYLNKKDTMTVYDWKNSGEMKKYWSSMDSLDYYKRVLRAGMMAMNPQTGQIKAWVGGLDYNYFKYDAVKQGKRQPGSTFKPFVYTTAIDDSSFNMSPCDQIVDKPFEKIYMEDGEQKEWRPRNATGTFSYSNMTLRRALAQSINSVTAELTDQVGPANVARYAKKMGITTPLKALPSIGLGPFDVSLYDMVAAYGVFVNNGTYTQPILVTKIEDSNGKVIEEFQPEHRQAISEESAFLMVQMLKGGVEEPGGTSGSIRWKFDVTRNGNELGGKTGTTSNNSDGWFMCITRDLVVGAWVGGDDRSIHFRSTDLGEGAKTALPIVGSFLEKIYRNKSLALEPGPFPKPSFKVSKNYNCPTQWAPAEADSLGIGGDSTPAKRNEEDDFLIGPPPIPLDTGGRN, encoded by the coding sequence ATGGAAGTTATCAGATCGTTCTTTAATAAAATCCGAGCATTGTTTCAATCCATTGGAACACAGCTTTCAACATTCATCAATCGCGTTGCATACAAGCTAACTTCATTAGTTACAGGTAAGAACCGTGCAGATGCTTATTTCCATTCCTACCGCAGCAAGAAAAGGTCAATCCGTGACTGGTGGCATGATAAAGTGGATGTTAATGCGCCTTACTATCGGCCCGTAGTCATCATTTGGAAGACTTTTTTTTATGGGTTTATCGCATTTGCAGTTTATATTTTTTCTGTGGAAACCAACTTCCTGTGGTTGATGGGCAGTATGCCCAGTGTGGAAGACCTGCAAAATCCAAAAGTTGCGCAATCTTCTGAAATCTACACGTCCGACGGCGTAATGATCGGTAAGTTTTACACCGAGAACAGGACGCCGGTTACTGCCAAAATGATCTCCCCGAACCTGGTTAAAGCATTGATTGCCACGGAAGATGTACGTTTTTACAAACATTCCGGGATTGATTACAAAGCCATGGCGAGTGTGGCCGTGGGGATTGTGACCGGCGCAACGGACCGTGGAGGCGGCAGCACCATTACGCAGCAATTGGCAAAAAAGCTTTTTAAAACCAGAAAGACGGGAGCGCGCGGCATATTGGGTTACGTCCCCGGATTTGGCACATTAATTTATAAAACCAAAGAATGGCTCACCGCTATTAAACTGGAAAGAAATTTTACTAAAGAAGAGATCCTAACCATGTATTTCAACACGGTGGATTATGGTAACAACACTTACGGGATCAACACCGCAGCACAATCCTACTTCAGCAAGTCGCCCGATAGCCTGAACATTCAGGAATCCGCTGTTCTGGTGGGTCTGCAAAAAGCTACAACGACCTACAACCCGATCCGTAACATGAAGCGCTCGTTGGAAAGGCGTAACGTGGTAATTAATCAAATGCAAAAATACGGCTATATCTCGGCTAAGGAAGCGGATTCCATCAGCGCTTTACCGATTGAGTTGAAAACCAAATTTGAGACGCCGTACGATGGTAATGCCAATTATTTCAAAAATGCGGTGGTTGATTTTGTAAAAAAATGGGGTGATGAAAACGGCTATGACCTTTACACGGACGGTTTAAAAATCTACACAACCATTGATTCCCGCATGCAGGAAGCTGCTGAGGAAGCTATGGTGCAAAAAATGAAGCAGTTGCAGCGCGTTTTCGAAGATCACTGGCGCAACCAGAATCCGTGGCGCGACGAGCAGGGAAAAGAGATCACCGACTTCCTGGATAACGTTGTAAAACGCACAAGCAAATACAAATCCCTCGCAGCCAAATTCCCAAACCAGCCGGATAGCATTAAATATTATCTGAACAAAAAGGACACGATGACCGTGTACGACTGGAAGAACAGCGGGGAGATGAAGAAATACTGGAGTTCGATGGACTCTCTTGATTATTACAAACGCGTACTACGCGCCGGAATGATGGCGATGAACCCGCAAACGGGCCAGATTAAGGCTTGGGTGGGCGGTTTGGATTACAATTATTTCAAATACGATGCTGTAAAACAAGGGAAAAGACAGCCCGGATCGACATTCAAACCTTTTGTGTACACAACTGCAATCGACGATTCATCATTCAATATGTCGCCGTGTGACCAGATTGTGGATAAGCCATTTGAAAAGATTTACATGGAAGATGGTGAGCAGAAGGAATGGCGACCGCGAAATGCTACGGGCACATTCTCCTACTCCAACATGACCTTGCGCAGGGCACTGGCACAATCCATCAACTCTGTGACCGCCGAATTAACGGATCAGGTGGGGCCTGCAAATGTGGCTCGCTATGCCAAGAAAATGGGCATTACTACGCCACTGAAGGCATTGCCGTCCATAGGACTTGGACCATTTGATGTTTCTCTTTATGATATGGTTGCTGCTTACGGCGTGTTTGTGAACAACGGGACTTATACGCAGCCGATCCTGGTCACGAAAATCGAGGACAGCAATGGAAAAGTGATAGAAGAATTTCAGCCGGAACACCGGCAGGCCATCAGCGAAGAATCGGCTTTTTTAATGGTTCAAATGCTGAAAGGCGGCGTGGAAGAGCCGGGAGGAACTTCGGGAAGCATTCGCTGGAAATTTGACGTTACCCGTAACGGCAACGAACTCGGCGGAAAAACAGGAACTACATCCAATAACTCGGATGGCTGGTTTATGTGCATCACTCGTGATCTCGTTGTGGGTGCTTGGGTAGGCGGCGATGACCGGAGCATTCACTTTCGTTCCACGGACTTAGGAGAAGGTGCAAAAACGGCTCTACCGATCGTAGGAAGCTTTTTGGAGAAAATATATAGAAATAAATCGCTGGCCTTAGAGCCTGGACCGTTTCCCAAACCATCATTCAAAGTTTCGAAAAATTATAATTGTCCGACGCAATGGGCACCTGCGGAAGCCGATTCTCTTGGCATTGGCGGAGATAGCACACCTGCCAAACGCAATGAAGAAGACGATTTCTTGATTGGTCCGCCGCCGATTCCATTGGATACAGGAGGCAGAAATTAG
- a CDS encoding helix-turn-helix domain-containing protein yields MKKSQFMAFVSDAIPVHSLPKTPSQVPALKIFRFKNSEGKQKESPVSLPITPLPTDAPHRHTYYEILFIEEGVGFHEIDFHSYNIQGAGLHFLTPGQVHLLTFSTSFQGYIVAFSEDFYTFYNPVNPSLSQLPFFQPARRQPIITLSETEKCYFHNIMENMVSDHLTAETDQTMIGKYLGLMLQKCAFLAPRNIQPAESAVQTVPELVGRFQELVEKNFRQMHEVQQYAQALSVSPDYLSKIIKKYLGTPSQEYILDKLLLEAKRLLVFTNLSSKEISYHIHMDDPSYFSRIFKKKTGLTPNEYRDHVRKSTI; encoded by the coding sequence TTGAAAAAATCACAGTTCATGGCTTTCGTCTCCGATGCAATTCCGGTACATTCTCTGCCCAAAACGCCTAGCCAGGTTCCAGCATTAAAGATTTTCCGTTTTAAAAACAGTGAAGGAAAGCAAAAAGAATCGCCCGTTTCGCTTCCCATTACACCGCTGCCAACCGACGCGCCGCACCGTCACACTTACTATGAAATCCTTTTTATAGAAGAGGGCGTTGGTTTTCACGAAATTGATTTTCATTCCTACAACATTCAGGGAGCAGGGTTGCACTTTTTAACGCCCGGACAAGTGCATTTACTCACATTCTCAACTTCGTTTCAAGGTTACATTGTAGCATTTTCGGAAGATTTTTACACTTTTTACAATCCTGTAAATCCGTCCCTTTCGCAGCTGCCTTTCTTCCAGCCCGCCCGGAGGCAACCCATCATTACACTTTCCGAAACAGAGAAATGTTACTTCCATAACATCATGGAAAACATGGTTTCCGACCATTTAACAGCTGAAACGGATCAGACAATGATCGGGAAATACTTGGGGTTAATGTTGCAGAAATGTGCGTTTCTCGCGCCCAGGAACATTCAACCCGCTGAATCCGCTGTACAAACGGTTCCTGAACTGGTCGGAAGATTTCAGGAGTTGGTGGAGAAAAATTTCAGGCAAATGCATGAGGTTCAGCAGTATGCGCAGGCACTTTCCGTATCGCCGGATTATTTGAGTAAAATCATCAAGAAATATCTTGGAACACCGTCGCAGGAATACATTCTGGATAAACTGCTTTTGGAAGCCAAGCGCTTGCTGGTTTTTACCAATTTGAGCAGCAAGGAGATAAGCTATCACATTCACATGGACGACCCCTCCTATTTCAGCAGGATCTTCAAAAAGAAAACAGGGCTTACGCCGAATGAGTATCGCGATCATGTTCGGAAAAGTACCATTTAA
- a CDS encoding ABC transporter ATP-binding protein: protein MNQETKSGQIFDLPTLRRLYAFVRPYEKRFYLLIAIILLNALLAPLTPLLIKYTIDTPIANGDYSQLTVMIIIMVVVTIFQGLAQFWNTYMSGWLGQYIIRDIRVQLYEKIIGLRLKFFDNTPIGRLVTRTISDVETLSNVFSDGMAAIAGDILQLVLIIAVMFYTDWKLSIISLSTIPLMLFCTYVFKEKIKDSFNEVRAAVSNLNSFVQEHLTGMGIVQIFSSEDIEYKKFTEINKVHRDANIRSILYYSIYFPVADVIAAAGTGLVVWYGSKQILNAEVTFGTVTAFVMFINLFFRPIRQLADRFNTLQMGIVSTDRILKVLDSDEYTSNNGTFSPESIKGKVKFKDVWFAYNEEEYVLKNINFSVESGQTIAFVGATGAGKSSIINLLTRFYDINKGNIYVDDVEVHDYDLNALRRHIGVVLQDVFLFSDTIENNIRLGDSSITHEKIVEAAKLVGVHEFIERLPGGYTYNVMERGATLSVGQRQLISFVRAMVHEPEIIVLDEATSSVDSETEELIQKAIEKLMKGRTAIVIAHRLSTIQEADKIIVVDKGEIVEEGNHEQLLEKEGFYANLYRMQYKEVLKM from the coding sequence GTGAACCAGGAAACCAAAAGCGGCCAGATATTCGATCTTCCCACATTAAGACGTTTATATGCGTTCGTTCGGCCATATGAGAAGCGGTTTTATCTGCTGATCGCAATTATTTTACTGAACGCACTGCTTGCGCCGCTTACACCGCTTCTGATTAAATACACCATCGACACACCCATCGCGAACGGCGATTATTCGCAATTGACCGTGATGATCATCATTATGGTGGTCGTAACGATTTTTCAGGGTTTGGCGCAATTTTGGAATACATACATGTCTGGCTGGCTTGGACAGTATATTATTCGGGATATCAGGGTCCAGCTTTATGAGAAGATCATCGGGCTACGGCTCAAATTCTTTGATAACACGCCGATTGGCAGGCTGGTAACCCGCACAATTTCCGATGTGGAAACCCTTTCCAATGTTTTCAGTGATGGAATGGCTGCCATTGCGGGTGATATTTTGCAACTGGTGCTGATCATCGCCGTGATGTTTTACACGGACTGGAAACTTTCCATTATCAGCTTGTCCACTATTCCTTTAATGCTGTTTTGCACTTATGTTTTTAAAGAAAAAATCAAAGATTCCTTCAATGAAGTCCGGGCGGCAGTTTCCAATCTCAACTCATTTGTTCAGGAGCATTTGACAGGAATGGGCATTGTGCAGATTTTTAGCAGTGAAGACATTGAATACAAAAAATTCACGGAAATCAACAAAGTCCACCGCGATGCCAATATCCGGTCTATTCTTTACTATTCAATCTACTTTCCTGTTGCGGACGTTATCGCGGCTGCGGGAACCGGGCTTGTTGTTTGGTATGGCTCCAAGCAGATTCTGAATGCAGAAGTTACATTCGGGACGGTTACTGCGTTTGTTATGTTCATAAACCTGTTTTTTAGGCCAATCAGACAACTCGCAGATCGATTTAATACGTTGCAGATGGGCATTGTCAGTACGGACAGGATCCTGAAAGTGCTTGATAGCGATGAGTATACATCCAACAACGGCACATTCTCACCGGAATCTATTAAAGGAAAAGTAAAATTCAAGGACGTTTGGTTTGCTTATAATGAGGAAGAATATGTTTTGAAAAACATCAATTTTTCTGTTGAAAGCGGTCAGACAATTGCGTTTGTGGGCGCAACAGGAGCTGGAAAATCTTCGATCATCAACTTGCTGACCCGTTTCTATGATATCAATAAAGGCAACATTTACGTCGATGATGTGGAAGTGCACGATTACGACCTGAATGCATTGCGTAGGCACATTGGCGTTGTTTTACAGGACGTATTTTTGTTTTCGGACACCATCGAGAACAACATCAGGCTGGGCGACAGCAGCATTACGCATGAAAAGATCGTTGAGGCTGCCAAGCTTGTCGGCGTGCACGAATTTATCGAGAGACTGCCGGGCGGTTATACTTACAACGTAATGGAACGGGGCGCGACGCTTTCCGTTGGGCAACGCCAGCTTATCTCATTTGTGCGTGCTATGGTGCATGAGCCAGAGATCATTGTGTTGGACGAGGCGACTTCCTCCGTAGATAGTGAAACCGAAGAATTAATTCAGAAAGCGATCGAAAAACTGATGAAGGGCCGGACCGCCATTGTTATTGCGCACAGGCTTTCAACCATTCAGGAAGCGGATAAAATTATCGTTGTCGATAAAGGGGAGATTGTTGAGGAAGGAAACCATGAACAATTGCTCGAAAAAGAAGGCTTTTACGCTAATCTTTACCGCATGCAGTATAAAGAGGTTTTGAAGATGTAG
- the msrB gene encoding peptide-methionine (R)-S-oxide reductase MsrB — protein MREVEKTKEEWQKELTGQQCFVLFEKGTERPFSHPYNDNKEEGTYVCAACGTPLFSSETKYDSGSGWPSFFQPIASGNVEEIVDRGHGMIRTEVVCRTCGGHLGHVFNDGPKPTGLRYCMNGAALKFDKA, from the coding sequence ATGAGAGAAGTAGAAAAAACCAAAGAAGAGTGGCAAAAAGAGCTGACCGGACAACAATGCTTTGTGCTCTTCGAGAAAGGAACAGAAAGGCCTTTTTCACACCCATATAATGATAATAAAGAGGAAGGAACCTATGTGTGTGCGGCTTGCGGCACGCCGTTGTTCAGCTCGGAGACCAAATATGATTCCGGCTCCGGATGGCCCAGTTTCTTCCAGCCGATCGCATCGGGCAATGTAGAAGAAATTGTTGACCGCGGCCATGGTATGATCCGCACAGAGGTGGTTTGCAGGACTTGCGGCGGGCATTTGGGACACGTTTTCAATGACGGCCCGAAACCTACAGGCCTCAGATATTGCATGAATGGCGCTGCGTTGAAATTCGACAAAGCCTGA
- a CDS encoding DUF5723 family protein: MIALILCLAQIANAQHLPGVAMGNYAGTNALYHNPAFVADSRYSLYVNVVGSQFYTANNYVRYEAPYSFLSLVTNTVSDEYRNERGVLQFPRSYLGEKLNGNQKYLNAGGDTRLPSVMFNLFKGKIGVGISTRARYMLNTTGVTEPLARLIGKTTQLEELQGPFFDNQSGRLHLNGFGEVAFTFGGTVMDNETDYLKVGFTVKRLIGLYNAHAIIDNSSYDIQPDETWENKRQYIRVEEINVRYGMTRDEGFQNVKPSPAWLIGGAPPGSGWGFDLGAVYEYRPDINKFSYTEKGQRKRDASKNKYLYRVAVSLTDIGRVHFKNPAYVLQQEIHTTNKELRYDSFQKLEGSEGIFNAINSSLDGGAPLAPNFKSVLPTAFQASVDYNVQPRVYVSGLWVQNLISQHAFGMKAESVISVTPRYEHKWYEISFPVTLMNRYKSPAIGLAGRAGPLWIGTDHLTGLLNIGNPKSFNLYFGISAGLFRRPPESQNQCWPPEDSWIRRIFRKR; this comes from the coding sequence GTGATTGCACTCATTCTGTGCCTGGCGCAGATTGCCAATGCACAGCATTTGCCAGGTGTTGCGATGGGCAACTATGCAGGGACCAATGCGTTATATCACAATCCGGCCTTCGTTGCCGACAGCCGGTATAGCCTCTATGTGAACGTGGTTGGCAGCCAGTTTTATACAGCGAACAATTATGTGCGGTATGAAGCTCCTTACTCATTTTTGAGCCTGGTCACCAACACTGTATCCGATGAATACCGTAATGAGCGGGGTGTTTTGCAATTTCCGCGTTCCTATTTGGGAGAAAAATTGAATGGTAACCAAAAATATTTGAATGCAGGAGGAGACACGCGGCTGCCTTCGGTAATGTTTAACTTATTCAAAGGGAAAATCGGCGTGGGCATTTCTACAAGAGCCAGATACATGCTGAACACAACGGGTGTGACCGAACCGCTTGCGAGGCTGATCGGCAAAACCACGCAACTGGAAGAATTACAAGGCCCCTTTTTCGATAACCAGTCGGGCAGGCTGCATTTAAATGGTTTTGGTGAAGTTGCTTTTACATTCGGCGGGACAGTGATGGATAACGAGACGGATTATCTGAAAGTCGGTTTCACCGTAAAAAGGCTCATTGGACTTTATAATGCACATGCTATCATCGATAATTCGTCCTATGACATTCAGCCGGATGAAACCTGGGAAAACAAGCGCCAGTATATTCGTGTGGAAGAAATAAATGTTCGCTACGGTATGACACGGGATGAAGGATTTCAAAATGTTAAACCGTCACCAGCATGGCTCATCGGCGGCGCACCTCCCGGAAGCGGCTGGGGTTTTGACCTCGGTGCCGTCTACGAATACAGGCCCGACATCAACAAATTTAGTTACACCGAAAAAGGTCAAAGAAAGCGGGACGCGTCCAAAAACAAATACTTATATCGCGTCGCTGTTTCGCTGACAGATATTGGCCGGGTTCATTTCAAAAATCCGGCATATGTGCTACAACAGGAGATCCATACAACCAATAAGGAACTGAGATACGATTCATTTCAGAAACTGGAAGGCTCCGAAGGAATTTTTAACGCAATCAATAGTTCGCTGGACGGCGGTGCACCGCTTGCACCCAATTTCAAATCTGTATTGCCCACTGCTTTCCAGGCAAGCGTAGACTACAATGTTCAGCCGCGGGTATATGTTAGCGGACTATGGGTGCAAAATCTGATTTCCCAGCATGCATTCGGTATGAAAGCGGAATCCGTTATTTCCGTTACGCCCCGTTACGAGCACAAATGGTACGAAATTTCCTTTCCCGTGACATTAATGAACCGATACAAATCCCCGGCAATCGGCCTTGCCGGACGTGCCGGACCATTGTGGATCGGAACCGATCACTTAACGGGATTACTGAACATTGGCAATCCAAAATCGTTTAATTTGTATTTCGGAATTTCGGCCGGCCTTTTCCGCCGTCCGCCCGAATCGCAAAATCAGTGCTGGCCACCGGAAGATTCGTGGATCAGACGGATTTTTCGCAAACGATAA
- a CDS encoding sugar phosphate isomerase/epimerase family protein has product MSNIQDITLDRCCIHTITTKPWELSKAVENYAAAGVKGISVWQNATEKIGPHRAGELIRSAGLEIVSYVRGGFFPHTSSAGRAQAIDHNRKLLEEAAALGAPMIVLVCGASPDQSMEKSREQIKEGIAAILPLAEKLKVKLAIEPLHPMYAADRSAINTLAQANDMAEYFNSPYVGVAVDVYHLWWDGDLEKEIARCGANGNLLAYHVCDWKVNTIDLLNDRGLMGEGCIDLKKIRSWVEATGFQGFCEVEIFSNIHWSKDQHLFLGEITEAFLKTV; this is encoded by the coding sequence ATGAGCAACATTCAGGATATCACATTAGATCGATGCTGCATTCACACCATTACTACGAAGCCCTGGGAGCTTTCGAAAGCGGTGGAAAATTATGCGGCGGCAGGCGTGAAAGGAATAAGTGTCTGGCAGAATGCAACTGAAAAGATCGGCCCTCACCGTGCCGGAGAGCTGATCCGATCTGCCGGTCTCGAAATCGTCTCTTACGTTCGCGGTGGATTTTTCCCACATACGAGTAGTGCAGGACGTGCGCAGGCCATTGATCATAACCGAAAGTTACTCGAAGAAGCCGCAGCTTTGGGTGCTCCCATGATCGTGCTGGTTTGCGGCGCATCACCTGATCAATCGATGGAAAAGTCGAGGGAACAAATTAAGGAAGGCATTGCTGCAATATTGCCATTGGCTGAAAAATTGAAAGTAAAACTGGCTATCGAGCCCTTGCACCCCATGTATGCAGCTGATCGGTCGGCCATTAACACATTGGCGCAGGCGAATGATATGGCGGAATATTTCAATTCTCCCTATGTCGGTGTAGCTGTGGATGTATATCATTTGTGGTGGGACGGTGATCTGGAAAAAGAGATTGCCCGCTGCGGTGCGAACGGAAATTTGCTTGCTTACCACGTTTGCGACTGGAAAGTGAACACCATTGATCTGCTCAATGACCGTGGGTTAATGGGCGAAGGCTGCATTGATTTGAAAAAAATTCGTAGTTGGGTCGAAGCGACTGGGTTTCAGGGCTTTTGTGAGGTTGAGATTTTCTCTAACATTCATTGGTCCAAGGATCAGCATTTATTCCTGGGAGAGATTACAGAGGCATTTTTGAAAACTGTTTAA